The following proteins are co-located in the Aquarana catesbeiana isolate 2022-GZ linkage group LG02, ASM4218655v1, whole genome shotgun sequence genome:
- the LOC141130161 gene encoding uncharacterized protein → MTSAVSQVELISAVQAHPELWDVAHPLHGDHIRKVKAWEDISAAITPGWEQMRNAERKEISKIMQRSWKSLRDRVRRDLTDEDKAARSGAPAPTKKPHVYHSNLLFLRQNMQSHTRPTTSNIRLREVDAEEAEVRRPSSPMTTSGSPRPISEGGVECTDEESRAVESPSPASQQGGEQRGRGGVRGRGRGRQARGGYNPDADDRVLALLQEVRQERRSMDAFLDTNNPRACFCHSLYHILEDIGGDQEKLCMDRMYAIAMQYRHAKLSGGPPPFDPYNVSYDPPMAPGTSAVLAPPSHYQPPPQRQPPPMPSQTSFHNVHSYGEFQPSTSHFQPSYPVPRYQQDFGSDPQAQPLPRPQSPHPQCNQASTTTYHQL, encoded by the exons ATGACAAGTGCAGTTTCACAAGTGGAGCTCATTAGTGCTGTACAGGCCCATcctgaactgtgggatgtggcacatccacttcatggagACCACATACGTAAagtgaaagcctgggaggacatcagtgctgccattacccctggctgggaacaaatGCGAAATGCGgaaagaaaggaaataa gcaaaattatgcagcgcagctggaagtccctacgtgaccgtgtcaggagggacctcacggacgaggacaaggcggcacgtagtggagcaccagcgccaacAAAGAAACCACACGTGTACCACAGCAATCTGCTATTCTTAcggcaaaatatgcagagccataccagacc gacaacttctaacatCAGACTCAGAGAGGTGGATGCAGAAGAGGCTGAGGTTCGGAGACCAAGCAGTCCTATGACCACCTCTGGATCTCCACGTCCAATCAGCGAGGGAGGTGTTgagtgcacagatgag gaatcgagggctgtggaatcaccgtctcctgccagtcagcaaggtggagagcagcgcggtcgtggcggtgttcgtggccgtgggcgtggacgtcaggcgaggggcggctataatccggatgctgatgacagggtgctagcactgctgcaggaagtgcggcaggagaggcgcagtatggatgcctttttagacaccaacaacccacgcgcctgcttctgccacagcctttaccacatcctggaggacattgggggagaccaagagaagctttgtatggatcgcatgtacgctattgcaatgcaataccgacatgcaaaattaagtggcgggccacctccattcgatccatataatgtttcttatgatcccccaatggcccctgggacctcagcagtgctagcacccccctctcactatcagccccctcctcaacgccaaccaccacctatgccgtcccagacctcattCCATAACGTGCACTCCTATGGTGAATTTcaaccttccacctcccattttcagccctcataccctgtaccccgctaccagcaggattttgggagtgatccccaggcccaaccattaccccgtccccaatccccacatccccaatgcaatcaagcatccaccaccacctatcaccagttgtga